In Streptomyces venezuelae, the sequence GCCGATACGTCGGCCCGGGCGGCGGCGGACGCGGGGGCGGTTCTCGCCGCGTCGGGGGACGCCGCGGCGGCGGTCGCCACGGGGGCCGCGGTCAGCAGGACGACGGACACGGCGGCGGAGACGAACACGTTGCGCTTCATAGGCTGGACCTCCTCAGGCCGGCCCGACGGAGCAGGGCCGGCAGCGAGCGTTCCCCGCCATTGTCAGGCCGACGGCCGTCCGGGGCGCGACGAGTGCGCGCGCTCCGGACGGCCCGGCCCCGGCCTCAGGCCTTGCCGCGGTTGTCGCGCAGGTGCTCCGCGACCGGGGTCAGCGAGGCGCGCAGCGCCGCCAGTGCCTCCGGCGGCAGCAGGTCGATGAAGTGCCGGCGGACGGACGCCACGTGGTGCGGGGCGACGCGCCGCATCGTCTCCATGCCCTCGTCCGTGAGCACCGCGTACAGGCCGCGGCGGTCGGACTCGCAGTTCACCCGGCGGACCAGGCCGGCCGTCTCCATGCGCGTGATCTGGTGCGACAGCCGGCTCTTGGACTGCAGCGTGGCGGTCGCGAGATCGCTCATCCGCATCCGGTGGTCCTGCGACTCCGAGAGGTTCACGAGGATCTCGTAGTCGTTGTTGGTGAGTCCGAAGGGCTGGAGATCCTTTTCGAGCTGGTGCATCAGCAGCCTGCTGACGTCCAGGTGGGTACGCCAGGCGCACTGCTCGGCGTCGGTCAGCCAGCGCGTGGCCGTCTCGGTCTCCATGGTCTCCATGAATGAACTCTACCTAAAAAGTTGAATTGCGTACAAAGCTCAGGTCTGGTGGATCACAGTCCGAGGCGCCGCTGGAGATCGCCCAGCTGTCCCGGCATCCGCGGCACGCCCAGCTGTCCCATCGGCCCCTGACCGGCCCCGGGAACGCCCTGTGCGTTGCCCGTGGCCGCCCCGGCGCCGACCGCGCCGATCGCCTGCTCCGCCATCAGCATCTCCGAGGACTGCAGCAGCACCGTCCCCGCGCCGACGAACTCGAACTGGTGCTCCTCGCCGGAGCTGCCCCCGATGCCGGTCAGCGAGCGCAGCCCGCCCATCACGCCCGTCATGTATCCGTGGTCGTAGTGGTGGCACGGCGAAGGGCAGTCCGCCCAGCCCACCAGTGCCTGCGGGTCCACGCGCAGCGGCGGTTCCATGAACACCACCGGACCGTTGGACGCAGCCACGAACTTCCCGGTTCCGATCAGCGTGAGGAAACCGGGCACGATCGACTGCTTCAGGGCGAGCGAGGGCTGGTAGGCCAGCAGGTTGCCCGACCGGATCGTCAGGTTGCCGTTGTCCAGGTCGTACGAGTTCACGTCGAAGGCCCGGTCGGCCAGCAGCATCTTGCCCGAGCCCTCGGCGACCACCCAGTCGCTGGCGTGCAGGGGCGAGTGGAAGCTGGTGCGCAGCAGCCGGTCGAAGCGGCCGTTGCCGATGCCGTTGAACTCGATGTGCCCGTAGTACGAGATCATCTTCCCCTTCTGCAGGAACCACTGGCTCCCCTTGAGCTCCACGCAGAAGGTGTACGCGTTCACGTTGTCGTCGGAGGGCAGCGTGTACGGGTCGAAGACCGTCGGGCCGCCCGGTCCGCCGGTCACAGGGCCAAAGTTCACAGCTTCTCCTCGGAGGCCTGTACGTACACCGCGCCCTGGCCGGACAGCTCCAGCTGGAACGCCTCGCCCGAGCCGCGCCCCACCATGTCCCGCCAGCCGAGCGCGGTGGAGAGCTTGTTGCGCACGTCGCCGTGGTGGGCGACGTACGCCTGCGGGTCCACGTGGATCGGGCGCTGCGGGGTGATGGGGAGCTCTATGACCCCGCCGTGGGCCATCACGGCGACCGAGCCGTGGCCCTTGAGGGTGGTGGTGAAGAGGCCCTGGCCGGTCACCTGGCCGCGGACCATGCCCATGACCCCGCCCTGGGAGCCCATGAACATCGTGCCCTGCTGGAGGGTGCCGTCGAAGGCGAGCAGCCGGTCGGCCTCGACGTAGAGCGTCTCGCCGGTCAGGTTGATCACCTGGATGTGGTGGCCGCCGTGGCCGAACATCACGGTGCCGCTGCCCTCGACCGCCATCAGCGGGGTCTGCTCGTTCGCCACCCGGCGCCCGATCATGCCCATGACCCCGCCCTGACCGCCCGTCAGGCTCGGGGTGAAGGAGACCTCGCCGCGGTACGCGAGCATGGCGCCGCGCTGGCTGTACATCTTCTGCCCCGGGATCACCTGGGCCTCGACCATCTTCGAGTTGATCTCGCGGAACGGCATCAGATGTCGCCCCCGACCGTGTTGCGCTCGCTGGGCTGCACGTAGACCAGGCCCTCGCCCTCGAAGCGGATCTGGAACGCCTCGCCGGAGCCCTCGCCGATGAGTGTGCGGAAGTTCACACCGGACTGGAAGGACTGCTGGAGGTTGCCCGTGTGCGCGATGTACGCGCCGGGGTCGACGGACAGCGGGTACTGGGCGCTCACGCGCAGCACCACGGCCGGGCCGTCGGACATGATCGCGGCCTGGCCCGAGCCCTCGACGGTCGTGGTGAACAGGCCGTTGCCCGTCGTTGCACCGCGCAGACCGGTGAAGGTCGTGCCGGTCCGCAGGCCGGCGTCGGTGCACAGCAGGTTGCTGGACTCGACGTAGAGCTTCTCGCCGCGCAGGTTCACCAGGTTGATCTCGCTGGCGCGGTCGGCGAAGAAGCAGGTGCCGTGCCCCTGCACTTCCATCACTGTCATCTGTTCGCCGGTCAGCCGGCGGGTCACCATGCCGCGGAGGCCTTCGCCGCCGCCGGTCATCTTCTTGAAGGCCATCTGCCCGTCGTACGCGACCATGGAGCCGTTCTTCGCTTTCACGGCGTCCCCGGTCAGGTCGACGGCCAGCACCTTGCTGCCTTGGAGTCGGAACTGAGCCACGGGGAGACGTTATCGGCACCGGGCGACCCCGAACAGGGCCCTGTGGACGATATATGCCACACCCGGGTGATATCGGTGCGACCGAACCCCGTCCGCGGAACGTCCGCCGGGGGAGGGGCCGGGTCAAGATCCCGTAAAGCGGCTGAGACACTGGGAAGGACCCTGGCCTCCAGCCCGAAGGTTCCACGTGGACATCAAGACCGCCTCCGCCCTGCACCGACTGCGCCTCGTCTCCGTCCCGGAGGCGCTGTCGTTCCCGGCCCTGCTGATCTTCGGCTCGCTGCTGAGCCGGATCTCGGACATCGACTACCTGCTGATGCCGCTGGGCTTTCTGCACGCGATCCTGTTCATGATCTACGGGGTGCTGCTGCTCGACGTCTGGTACAAGGCGAAGTGGCCCTTCAAGAAGGTCCTGTTCTTCTTCTTCCTCTCCGTGGTGCCCCTGGGCGGCCTCTACGGCGACAAGCTGCTCAAGCGGGAAGAGGCGGACAGCGTGGTGGCGGCCCGCGTCGCGCGTGAGGCGGCCCAGGCGTGATCGTCGCGTTCTCGGTGACCCCGCTGGGGGTCGGTGAAGAGGTCGGCGAGTACGTCGCCGACGCGGTCCGGGTGGTCCGGGAGTCGGGGCTGCCGAACCGCACCGACGCGATGTTCACCACCGTGGAAGGCGAGTGGGACGAGGTCATGGACGTGGTCCGGCGCGCGGTGGCCGCCGTGGAGGAGCGGGCGCCGCGCGTCTCCTTCATCCTCAAGGCCGACATCCGTCCCGGGGTCCACGACGGAATCACCTCCAAGGTCGAGACGGTGGAGCGGCACCTGGCCGAGGGCTGAACCGCCCTCACCGGCCCGACGCCACCCGATCCCTCCGAAAGCGCCCCCCGGCCCACCGGCCGGGGGGCGCTTTCGCATGTCCGGGGGCCGGGCGGGGCCGGTTGAGCGATCGCTCAAATTCCCCTAGGGTGCCGGTTGAGCGATCGCTCAACACGTCGAACGGGGGGTGGGGATGGGTCTCTACGTCGAGACGCGCATCCGGGCCGGCATGGACGAGCTCTGGGAGCGCAGCCAGGACCCGGCCCAGCACCAGCGGTGGGACCTGCGGTTCACCACCATCGGCCACCTCCCGCGCGCCGAGGGCGAGCCCCAGCGGTTCCGGTACGCGACCCGCATACTGCCGTTCCTCTGCGTCGACGGGACCGGGATCTCCGCCGGGGAACGCCACCGCCCCGACGGCACCCGGGTGTCGGCCCTGCGGTTCGCCTCGGAGCACCCGCTCTCGCTGCTCGCCGAGGGCAGCGGCTACTGGCGCTACGTCCCCGACGCCGACGGGATCCGCTTCCTCACCGGCTACGACTACCGCCCGCGCTGGGGAGGCTTCGGGGCCCTCGCCGACCGGCTGGTCCTGCGCCCCCTCATGGGCTGGGCCACCGCCTGGTCCTTCGACCGGCTGCGGCTGTGGTGCGAGCGCGGGACCACCCCGGGCCGCGCCCTCGCCCGCGCGCTCGCCGAGAGCGCCCTGCGCGCCCTGCTGTCGGCGGCCGCCCTGCTGTACGCGCCGCTGCCGGTCGCCCTGTTCGTCCTGGCCGCCGCACTGCTGGCGCCCCCGCTGCCCGGCACCCCGGCCGCCCGCCGCTGCCTGCGCACCCCGCCCGGGCGGTCCACGGCCCGCGCACCCCGCCTGCTCAGCACCCTGGAGCCGTCATGACCTCCATCTTCCGGACCCACATGGGCAAAGAGTTCGACCGTCTGCACCCGCAGATCCAGCGCCGTTTCTCGGTGGGCCTCACGAGCGGAGAGGGCTGCGTCGGCCGCGGCACCATGGAGCGGATATGGCACGGCCCCGGCTACGTGAAACCCTTCCTCCGGCTCGGCGGGACGCGAAACATCCTGGTGCCGCGCGAGGGGCGGAACGTCCCCTTCGTCATCGAGAACCTCCCCTACCTCGACTCCTTCGGCCGCGAGACCGTCACCTTCGTACGGACCTTCCAGCTGCCCGACGGGCCGCACCGGTTCGACGCCACCATGGTCCACAGCCCCGAACGCGACTGCGTCCTCGACTACCTGGGCACCCACCAGCACCTCGCCAGCGACCTCCGCATGAGCGCCGAGCCCGACGGCTCGCTGCTCATCCGCTCCGGCGAACACCGCTTCCGCGAGGGCCCCGTCGACGTCCGCGTGCCCGACCTGATCGGCGGCGACGCGGAGGTCCGCGAGTCCTTCGACGACGCCACCGGCCGGTTCCGGATCCGGGTGCGCGTGGTCAACCGCCGCTTCGGACCGCTCTTCGGATACGAGGGCTCCTTCACCGCGGAGTACGTCGACGCCCGCGAACGGTGGGCGACCGGCCTGTGCGGCGACCTGCGTCCGGTCCGTGAGGAGGCCCGGGCATGAGCGCCGCCACCAAGGAGAAGCTGCTCGAAGGAGCCCTGCGCACCCTGGCCGAGCAGGGCGTCGCCAAGGCCTCCGCACGCACCGTCGCGGCCACCGCCGGGGTGGGGCAGGGCCTGATCTTCTACCACTTCGGCTCCGTGGACGAGCTGCTCGCCGCGGCCTGCCGGTACGGCGCCGAGCAGCGCGTGGCCCGCTACCGCGACCGCCTCGCCGCCCTCGGCAGCCTCGCCGAACTGCTGGAGTTCGCCCGCGCCATGCACGAGGAGGAACGGGCCGCCGGGAACGTCGCGCTGCTCGGGCAGCTGCTGGCCGCC encodes:
- a CDS encoding AIM24 family protein codes for the protein MTGGPGGPTVFDPYTLPSDDNVNAYTFCVELKGSQWFLQKGKMISYYGHIEFNGIGNGRFDRLLRTSFHSPLHASDWVVAEGSGKMLLADRAFDVNSYDLDNGNLTIRSGNLLAYQPSLALKQSIVPGFLTLIGTGKFVAASNGPVVFMEPPLRVDPQALVGWADCPSPCHHYDHGYMTGVMGGLRSLTGIGGSSGEEHQFEFVGAGTVLLQSSEMLMAEQAIGAVGAGAATGNAQGVPGAGQGPMGQLGVPRMPGQLGDLQRRLGL
- a CDS encoding DUF3817 domain-containing protein; this encodes MDIKTASALHRLRLVSVPEALSFPALLIFGSLLSRISDIDYLLMPLGFLHAILFMIYGVLLLDVWYKAKWPFKKVLFFFFLSVVPLGGLYGDKLLKREEADSVVAARVAREAAQA
- a CDS encoding DUF4166 domain-containing protein, with the protein product MTSIFRTHMGKEFDRLHPQIQRRFSVGLTSGEGCVGRGTMERIWHGPGYVKPFLRLGGTRNILVPREGRNVPFVIENLPYLDSFGRETVTFVRTFQLPDGPHRFDATMVHSPERDCVLDYLGTHQHLASDLRMSAEPDGSLLIRSGEHRFREGPVDVRVPDLIGGDAEVRESFDDATGRFRIRVRVVNRRFGPLFGYEGSFTAEYVDARERWATGLCGDLRPVREEARA
- a CDS encoding TetR/AcrR family transcriptional regulator translates to MSAATKEKLLEGALRTLAEQGVAKASARTVAATAGVGQGLIFYHFGSVDELLAAACRYGAEQRVARYRDRLAALGSLAELLEFARAMHEEERAAGNVALLGQLLAAGQTSPVLAAATADGLGLWIGELEKVLTRLLAATPLEGYADPAGLARATAASFIGIELYEGVDPQGAGSALAALEQLARLATMLEGLGSLSQRVVRHGLRRGTR
- a CDS encoding AIM24 family protein, with protein sequence MPFREINSKMVEAQVIPGQKMYSQRGAMLAYRGEVSFTPSLTGGQGGVMGMIGRRVANEQTPLMAVEGSGTVMFGHGGHHIQVINLTGETLYVEADRLLAFDGTLQQGTMFMGSQGGVMGMVRGQVTGQGLFTTTLKGHGSVAVMAHGGVIELPITPQRPIHVDPQAYVAHHGDVRNKLSTALGWRDMVGRGSGEAFQLELSGQGAVYVQASEEKL
- a CDS encoding AIM24 family protein; this encodes MAQFRLQGSKVLAVDLTGDAVKAKNGSMVAYDGQMAFKKMTGGGEGLRGMVTRRLTGEQMTVMEVQGHGTCFFADRASEINLVNLRGEKLYVESSNLLCTDAGLRTGTTFTGLRGATTGNGLFTTTVEGSGQAAIMSDGPAVVLRVSAQYPLSVDPGAYIAHTGNLQQSFQSGVNFRTLIGEGSGEAFQIRFEGEGLVYVQPSERNTVGGDI
- a CDS encoding MTH1187 family thiamine-binding protein — protein: MIVAFSVTPLGVGEEVGEYVADAVRVVRESGLPNRTDAMFTTVEGEWDEVMDVVRRAVAAVEERAPRVSFILKADIRPGVHDGITSKVETVERHLAEG
- a CDS encoding MarR family winged helix-turn-helix transcriptional regulator, which codes for METETATRWLTDAEQCAWRTHLDVSRLLMHQLEKDLQPFGLTNNDYEILVNLSESQDHRMRMSDLATATLQSKSRLSHQITRMETAGLVRRVNCESDRRGLYAVLTDEGMETMRRVAPHHVASVRRHFIDLLPPEALAALRASLTPVAEHLRDNRGKA